The sequence TGCTGAAAAGTTTATTTATTTGTAGACATTTTGTACCAAAGTAGCATGAAGCTCTGCATTTCATCTGGTAAATTCAGAACCTCGATGATTGATGTCTTGCCTCAAGCAGATTGCAAGCAATGAAAAAACAGCTTATTGCCAGCTCTTATACAATATTAAAATCACCATGTATTAAAACTGAAGTATTTTTATTATCATACATATTATTAAAAGAAAAGGATTAAAAAACTACCTAAGTTCTAACTATATCAATCAATTTTCCTCTTAACACACAGAGCTTCCCTATGTATTAATGATTTTAGTTTTTCATAGTAGTTCTTCAATAGAAATCCTTGCCATACTGATCTATTACAAGCTAAAATGCATTATTCTAAACCAAGACTTGGTCATTGAAGAATTAGAAGGCACTTCCACTTTGACATGTGTCTTACATCTTGTGTTATGTTACAAATTAGTGGTAAACTATAAAGATTATTTTCCACTATGAGACTTCAACCTTTTGCAAGCTTTGGATTTAGTAAAATGTAAAATATTAGCTGGTTTAGTTGATCAAACAAAAATAGTAACTTTTTTTTCTTAATGGAACATTAGGGGTTATTCCATACATTGGTAGAGGGAAGGGATATCATAAATATGGTTGAGGAAGGTTGTTCCTTCTGGTATTTTGCTGACAAGTGAGGATAGTTAAGGATTAGTTGGGAAAGAAAATATACTAGAAGGTGGATCAGCCATTGTTCTAAATCCTCTAAACTATTGAAATTTTATCATTGAAAATCGTTTCTTGTATGCTTTTGTCTTGAGATTTTAGGTGGCATGCAACATGCTTGGGGTTGGTGTGTTTTATTGTTGgttaaagatatatatatattttccttttTTTGCAAGCATTGGACAGAATGTTTAGGATGATGATTTTTGTTCACGTTGATCAGGTAATGGTATCAGGAAAAGACGAGCCTGATTCATCTCTTCCTCCTGCTGTGGATGGCTTATTGAGAGTTCATAAGAGGCTTCTTGATGGTTTAGAGAATGATTTCTCCCATGCTTCTTCAGGTGTGGCCGGGAAGGTTTCTACAAAAATATTGGTGCCAGCATCACAAGCAGGAAGTTTAATTGGGAAGCAAGGAGGAACTGTAAAATCTATCCAAGAAGCATCAAATTGTATAGTTAGGgtccacccaaaaaaaaaaaaaattcaaaaaaaaagaattcTTTCTATCCATGAACTTTTATGGTGGTTTCTCACATATTTGCTGTGTTTTTTCCTTTAATCCTTGGTTAGGCTGTGACATTTTCTAGTTGCTAAGCATATGGTTGTCTACTTGTCTTACTATTTTGCAGAAGACCTTCCTGTTTTTGCTCTTCAAGATGATAGGGTGGTTGAAGTACTAGGGGATCCCACTGGGGTTCACAAGGCAATTGAACTTATTGCATCCCATCTAAAGAAGTTTTTAGTTGATCGCTCTGTAATTCCAATTTTTGAAATGAATGTAAGTGTGTGATTTTATCCGAATAATTTATCGTTTTGACAAACTGAGGCATTTACATAAACTGTTATTTCTCCAGATGCAAATGGCAAATCCTCATCGAGTGGAGCACATGCCACCTCACCAATCATGGGGTCCACCTCAGGGTCTTCCTCCAAATGCCGGTGGAGGTCCTGGTTTTGTACCTACTCCTCAATACATGCCACCTCCGCGACCACTTGATAGTTACTATCCCCCAGCTGAAATCCCACCTCCAGTGGAGAAACAGCCCCATCACGGTATATCTGCCTATGGAAGAGATTCTTCAATAGGTGTTCATGCGTCTTCAAATACTCAATCTGCACCTTCTATAGTGACTCAGGTACCTACTAATTGCAAATTTGGTCTCTTGCACTCTCCAAAAGTGAATACATCTTTTTGTTGACCTCAATTTGCACTTGCTATTTTGTCAGATCACACAGCAAATGCAAATTCCCCTATCTTATGCCGATGCTGTTATTGGAACAGCTGGAGCAAATATAAGTTACATTAGACGGGCTAGTGGAGCTACGGTTACTATACAAGAAACAAGAGGTGTTCCGGGAGAGATGACAGTTGAAATTAGTGGAACCGCTTCTCAAGTCCAAACTGCCCAGCAATTGATACAGGTAATCCTCCTTATCCTGCATTTAACGGTTTAATTTACGCACCCAAATTCAGACCACGTGGGAGCTTTGTACATTATAGGTCATCTTTTTGGTTTCAAGTAAAAGATATTCTAAGCTTGGGGATAATCTTGCTTGATTTATAAGTATTTTAACCTAATTAATTTGCATGGCAATCAAGCAACGTGATTATGAATTTGTGGTGCAGAATTTTATGGCGGAAGCTGGAGCACCAACAGCGGCGGCAGCAGCAACAGGGCAGCAGCCACAAACAGGGGGACCTGGTGCAGATCAAGGATATAATTCTTATCAGGCTCATAGTTCTGTTTATGCATCTCCACCATCCAACCAAGGCCATACCGGAGGCTATGGCTCAGTTTATGGTGCGAACTATGGCTACTGAGCTGAGCAGTTCTACAAAATCTGCTCATTGTTGAAAGTGTAGAATGCCGGGAACTGATTGATGTAATAATTTGACGAACAAGGACGCTCTGCTAAATtatgcttctttttcttcctccctCCATTTTTCTGAATCCTTATGAATGTGATTTTTGTATGGCGCTAGCTTTCTGTTTGTAATTCTAGTCATTTGGAAATACTACACACACTATCCATGGCCTGATGTATTATTTACTTGTTTTGGAAAGTTGGTGCACCTATGACCATATGATGATACTTGCTCTGCGTCAATTAAGTGCAATTTCTTTCAAGGGGTCCATAATTACGTACTAGATAAATATAAAGTCATTGATATTTGCACTTACACAACAATAGACGCCTAAATTTAAAGCCAGAAACTCTAAATAAAGAGATACGTCATAATTCTAGAATGAGTATAATAATTCAGTAAATAAGAACATAAACCATAATTGTGATTCTTGAAAACGCCAAGTCAACAAGTTCTTCGGTCGGTATTACTATGATTAGATTAGTCACAGTCACAGCTCACATTGCTAAAGTTCACGCCGACCATCTACATATAGCCGACATATCTGATATCTAATCTCTCTCGGCTTTCACCTTACCATTACTTCCTTACACGCTTAttcattattataattaatataaagtTATAACACATACAAATAATAACGGAACAATTATTTAATCTCTTGAAATTATTCAATTAAACGTGTTCTTAAGTGTTTTctgcattttttaaaaaatatggaaATATTGTAATATATTCAAGCTCACTCGCTCACTTGCATGATTTGACCTTTTTCTTTAAACCTTTTACATAGTTTTAACTAAAATATACGTGTCATGGTATGTTCTGATCTCTTATTCCGTAAATATTGATATGATTGGAATGGAAGATGGAAAGGGATGGGCCACCCGTAACTGCTTTGTTACTTTCGGGAATGTTCTCTGTTCATAGATAGCTATAGCCTAAGGTTCCTTGTTTTCTAATCTTCCATGCGCCAGAAATGAgacattaaaataacaaaaatattattcttatattaaaattagttattaatatatttatatataaatatatattttttaaaatttttaatatatatttatattgtaAACGGTAAACGTACCATAATATTAAAACAAATAAGATTAGAGAAGAATAAAATTGGTGCTCCaatcctttttcttttcattataatATTGTTActactattatttattttctgataCAATTACCAAAATGGGACATAAGAGATAACTCCTAGTCAATGTTTTTCCGGGGTAGTTCCGGTATTTGaatatctctctctctccccctctctctctctacaCTCTTGAAGACCCTTTTTGTCTTTGTCGGCTTGTTTTATTTttcaacaagaaagtaaatgtgtGTGTGCGTGGATTTACGTTGGAAAGCTTCAAACTTTGTGTTTGATTCTTTTTGGTTTACTTTGTTGATTATTTTCTACATCACTAAGCTCCAACCATCGCCACATACTAAGTGTTGATACCCTCTTGATGCCTCTGAATCTGATTGGACTCAACATTTACACATACATATATGACACATAATAATTACTAATCACTACAATAAGGTATTTATCATACTTCTCTGATGTTATATTCTTTCAGTTTCTGTAATAAATATAACTCCTTTGTTGATGTGATTCTCTATCTCTCATAATTATTCATTTATCTATTATCTTGTATGTAACGTTTATACTGTTTAAAGTTTCTGCAGCTGATCATAGTTGTATGATTTATAATAATAATGACTTCTTTTTCTTCAGGGTTTTCTGGATATTGATTCGTTTGTTTCTAATTTAGCATCTCAATGGGACTGTTTAGTGTTCATTGTATATCAAATTATCAATCAATATCGTGTAATTTTGATCTTATAGTATGCTGAACAATCCTTCTAtgttctaactttttttttttgtgcaatCAGTTTTGTCTTTTGCCTTGAAATTTGGTATCAAGTTTGATCTGTTTCAACTTTCAAGAAATTGGTTGCTCCCTTGATTCAATGGCGTCTTCTGGATTGTCAACTGCCATGTTATCCAgaaattttagcacatcattggCATCGGCATTGCTGGAATGGTTTCTGATCTTTTTCCTTTTTGTTGATGCTGTATTTTCTTATGTCATTACAAAGTTTGCTAGTTACTGCAAATTGCAAACCCCATGCCTCTTTTGTTCAAGACTTGATCATGTGTTAGGAAAGCAGAAAACAGGATTCTATTGGGAATTGATCTGCAGTGCTCATAAATTGGAGATTTCTTCATTGGTTCTTTGTCGCGCGCATGATAAGCTTGTTAATGTTCAAGGAATTTGCCAAAACTGCCTCTTTTCTCTTGCTAACATCAATAAAACCAATGCTGAAAATTGCAACTTAGTAGGTAAATTTGGGGATGAATCTGCCTCCAGGTTTGATCAGGATCCATTACTTGGTGACCGGATTGAAACACGGTGTTCTTGTTGCAATGAGCAAAGGATTTTCAATTCTTATGATGAAAGATTGGCTTTCAGTAAGTCAATTGAGTCTGAAGTTGTGGATCTTGATGAGTTGGAAGCTGTTAGAGACAGTTTACATGACAAGAAAAGGAGAGCAAAACCATCAGTATCATTCAGAGTTGCAAACCTTAGAAATAGCCAGCTTGACCCTTTGTCTCATGTAGGTTATACAGAAGTCAAGGTTACTTCTGATACTGAGTCTGAATCTGAACTTCCCTTATCCGAAGATGACGATACCAATATACCAGTTTCTGTAACGGATGATACCAAGGAAGATGTAAAACTTCCATGTGAAGACATAGAGCCTACCATCATTGATTTAAATAAGGCTTCAGGGAAGCCCAGGAGTTTAGCTCCTCCACTTGAGCCATTACTATCAGAGCCGGAAATTCAGTTAGAAAATACGGATACTCATGCTATTAAATCTGTATCAGAAGCAATGGGAAGTGAGAATAATGACGAAGAACTTGATTGGCAACAGGCTGAAAAAAATGCTGATGCTACCACAGTATCAAAGGAAAGCTGTAAGTTATTCTCAGCTTTTAGTTTTCTGTACCATGGAACTCTTCTGTTTGAATGATTTAGGAGTGCATCACAATTTGTTAGCTGATGAAGGATTGAAGATGAATAGTTTATAGCCTACTTTAACCAAAtcatttttctgaatgaataaaATAGTCAGTAACTCTATATTCATTTTTTATATCTAAAAGTTTTAATGTCTAATTATATTAGGCCATAAGTTCATGATTTTTGGTACTTACATTGAACATTTTGTGCAATACTTTTATAGATGAATTGACAACAAATGAAGTTGGGCTAGCATCTGATAAAAGATCTGCCATGGATTGTGAGGAAATCATCAAGTCAGGCAATAAGCAAACAACATCCGAAGCAGGTTCCGAACCAAACCCGGTTTCTAGTGACAGTTTTCAGCAAAATCCCATTATATTGGATCTGGGTGATGCTTATAAGCTAGCTGTTGGTAACAAAGGAAGACAGTTATCCGGCATGCTTGCTGAACAATGGCTTGGTAAAGATTCTACAAGAGTTAGCGAAGATTTGAAGATGATGTTGTCACAATTCTCTGCTACTCGAGGAACTGATCTGTCTATGAACGATATCAGTCCCAGATTGTCTATAAACAGCGACGAAATGAAGAATTCTGATGTTTCTAACTCTACCGGAATGCAGATACTTCAAAAGATGATATCACTCGAGCGAAATGAGTCCGGCTTGTCTCTGGATGGAAGCATTGTGAGTGAAATTGAAGGTGAAAGCGCGGTTGACAGACTAAAACGGCAAGTTGATCATGACAGGAAACTGATGAGTGCTTTGTATAAAGAGCTGGAGGAAGAAAGAAATGCTTCTGCAGTTGCTGCTAATCAAGCACTAGCCATGATCACAAGGCTGCAGGAAGAAAAGGCAGCATTACATATGGAAGCCTTGCAGTATTTAAGAGTGATGGATGAGCAGTCAGAGTATGATACCGACGCTTTGCAAAAGGCGAACGATGCTATTTCTGAGAAGGACAGAGAGATTGAGGAATTGGAAGCAAAGCTTGATTTTTATAGGAAGAAATTCCCTGATGAATCAATGAATGAAAATGTTTTGGTGACAAACTTTGAGATGAAGGTGAAGGATATTGGATTGGATAACTCACAATGTTCTGCCATCGAAAGCGAAGAAAGTATTCTTGGAAAATCAGTTACTGAAAATCCTATTATATCTGACAAAGCTCAAGAGTTAGTCACTTCTTTGGAGGGGAAAAATGTTCAACTTGTGAAAAATTCATCATTGAAGTTTCAAGAGGAAAGGCTGTATATTTCGGACCGGTTGAAGAAGCTGGAGAAGCAAGTTTACCTTTTCTTGAATATGCATCACTCAGAGGAGAAGTGCATCAATTCTGAAAGTTCTGGAAAGGAATCCCCAGTAAACTGCGAAAAGTTAGACCGCAGTGTTGTGATGCCAGATTCTGTTTCCATATTAAAAATGAATTCAGATGCCAAGGATTGTGATTACTTCTCATCCAAGGAACCTAAAGATTTTGACGAAAATGGTGATTCCCCTTTGCTCTGTGGAAATAATGATTTAGCTTCAACTGGAAATGTGATTCATAATTTCGTTGGAAGGCTTCAAATTCTTGAGGCAGACCTGAGTTTTCTTGAGCATAGTATGAACTTACTAAGCAATGGAAATGAAGGACTTaaattgttaaaggaaatagctGATCATCTGCAACAGTTACGTCGGATCGGGATTAGAGAAATTGATCAACTCGATGCTTGATGTTGTATTTAAGGTTAGGAATTATTGTTAACTATTGCACAAGAAATCAAAGCATTTCCTTTTTATCCCTTTAAATTAGTTACATTGCTGCATACTGCTTTTCTAAATTAACTTGTGCATGGTAAATATGTGGTTTGACTTATATCAAAGTTTTAGGCATGATATAGAAAATATTTGACCCATGGTTTTTTTTAAACATTTTACAGATTCATAGAGCAGTGCTCAGTGATCAGGAGGAAGGTAAATTGTACATTAGTAAACCAGGTTACCAGAGACTGGTTGCAACTGTACAGTAACAATAGCTTGCTTCCACTCACAAAATAAGGTAAAATAGAAACAGGATTTCAAATTATATATGGAgagctttttatttatttattttgtttctcatttgtcccctgcattttttttatttggggTTAGCTTTCATGGAGCATTTTGCTCCACTGAGTTTGCATGGTTTTCATGTAGGAGAAAATTTTTATACTGCAGTTTTGACATTTGTAAAAGATAACATGTACGTAAGAGTGATCGTTTTGTGTATCTCCCGTATTCTTGTATCAATGCGAGTATTTTAGAGGAATGTGACCTAAAATTAGTATGCTATGTATTGTTGTTTTCACGTGGACAAATCATGTTAATACACGTGACACTATCGTTTGCTTTGACTTGTCAGTGTTATTTACCCACACTTTGTTCTGATGTGTCACTGATTATCTACGTCAGCATAATTCTAGGACCAAATTTAAGAAAAGGATCTTCTCcagtttttttaacaattgatagAATACAGTGTGATCTATCACCTTTGATTCTATGAGTGGGACcagaaataaataagagagagaacAATAAATAGTTAGATTAAACACTAGATATCATCCAGTTTTTTTTTCACCGAAAAAGATCCACTTCCTCAAATTTAAACTTGAGTGAAAA is a genomic window of Arachis ipaensis cultivar K30076 chromosome B06, Araip1.1, whole genome shotgun sequence containing:
- the LOC107645797 gene encoding myosin-binding protein 1, giving the protein MASSGLSTAMLSRNFSTSLASALLEWFLIFFLFVDAVFSYVITKFASYCKLQTPCLFCSRLDHVLGKQKTGFYWELICSAHKLEISSLVLCRAHDKLVNVQGICQNCLFSLANINKTNAENCNLVGKFGDESASRFDQDPLLGDRIETRCSCCNEQRIFNSYDERLAFSKSIESEVVDLDELEAVRDSLHDKKRRAKPSVSFRVANLRNSQLDPLSHVGYTEVKVTSDTESESELPLSEDDDTNIPVSVTDDTKEDVKLPCEDIEPTIIDLNKASGKPRSLAPPLEPLLSEPEIQLENTDTHAIKSVSEAMGSENNDEELDWQQAEKNADATTVSKESYELTTNEVGLASDKRSAMDCEEIIKSGNKQTTSEAGSEPNPVSSDSFQQNPIILDLGDAYKLAVGNKGRQLSGMLAEQWLGKDSTRVSEDLKMMLSQFSATRGTDLSMNDISPRLSINSDEMKNSDVSNSTGMQILQKMISLERNESGLSLDGSIVSEIEGESAVDRLKRQVDHDRKLMSALYKELEEERNASAVAANQALAMITRLQEEKAALHMEALQYLRVMDEQSEYDTDALQKANDAISEKDREIEELEAKLDFYRKKFPDESMNENVLVTNFEMKVKDIGLDNSQCSAIESEESILGKSVTENPIISDKAQELVTSLEGKNVQLVKNSSLKFQEERLYISDRLKKLEKQVYLFLNMHHSEEKCINSESSGKESPVNCEKLDRSVVMPDSVSILKMNSDAKDCDYFSSKEPKDFDENGDSPLLCGNNDLASTGNVIHNFVGRLQILEADLSFLEHSMNLLSNGNEGLKLLKEIADHLQQLRRIGIREIDQLDA
- the LOC107645798 gene encoding flowering locus K homology domain, with the translated sequence MADAEVDQNIEEHEEEEEEEEEEQDQDQDQVIENVEHEENEGQEVAEEEPVAEAAAAPPPPPEVAAPAGGTGGDGGGGEKKWPGWPGESVFRMLVPAQKVGGIIGRKGEFIKKIVEETRARIKILDGPPGTSERAVMVSGKDEPDSSLPPAVDGLLRVHKRLLDGLENDFSHASSGVAGKVSTKILVPASQAGSLIGKQGGTVKSIQEASNCIVRVFAEDLPVFALQDDRVVEVLGDPTGVHKAIELIASHLKKFLVDRSVIPIFEMNMQMANPHRVEHMPPHQSWGPPQGLPPNAGGGPGFVPTPQYMPPPRPLDSYYPPAEIPPPVEKQPHHGISAYGRDSSIGVHASSNTQSAPSIVTQITQQMQIPLSYADAVIGTAGANISYIRRASGATVTIQETRGVPGEMTVEISGTASQVQTAQQLIQNFMAEAGAPTAAAAATGQQPQTGGPGADQGYNSYQAHSSVYASPPSNQGHTGGYGSVYGANYGY